The Malus sylvestris chromosome 8, drMalSylv7.2, whole genome shotgun sequence genomic interval ataatcaatcaactcttaaccgaatatgaggtgaggaaagatgatctcgtctcatacttccggctggcaactcaactgctacaagagtttgagactgtgacactagaacatgtgccaagaaaagaaaatcaaatggcagacgctcttgccaacctagcctcaagcatgacactaggagaagacgaagctgcagacgtgccagtctgccaaagatgggtaaCCCCCCTCGTCATCAAAATGCTGctggatgatacaaatgtcGTCTCAGTACTTCTAGTCGATGTTAAAGAGTGGAGACAACCGCTGATCGACTACTTAGAGCATGGAAAACTTCCAGATGATTCTAGACACCGCtctgaaatacgtcgacgagcacctcgcttcctctactacaaagaaacactttACCGACGCTCTTTCGAATGAGTACTTTTGAGATACCTAGATGAGGAataagccaatcaagccatggaagaagcacactcaggcgtGTGCGGGGCATatcaatctggaccaaagctacatttccagctcaaaagaatgggttactactggccaagcatggtgaaggactgcctggaacatgccaaaaggtgccaagcttgccaattccacgccaacttcatacattaaccacctgaaccattacaccctacagctgcttcatagccattcgatgcatggggattggacgtcgtaggaccaattactccaaagtcatatgcaggagaagcttacatcctagctACAACATATTACTTCTCCAAATGGGCTGAAGCCATATCCCTAAGGGAagtaaagaaggaaactgtcgtccgtttcatcaaggaccacatcatccaccgatatgggATGCCTCGCTACATCATCACTGACAACCGAAAGCaattctccaaccgactcgtggatgagctctgtgagaaatacaagttcaagcagcacaagtcttccatgtatcatgccccGGCCAACGatcttgcagaagcattcaacaaaacattgtgcaatctcctaaagaaggtgatcggccgaacaaagagagactggcatgaaagaataagcgaagcactttgggcatatcggacgacacataggactcctacccaagctacgccttattcccttgtatatggcgtggaagctatTCTACTGCTCGAAAGTTAAATCCCTTCACTGAGAATGGCTATACAAAAAGGcttgactgatgaagagaatgcaaagttgcgctttcaagagttggaaacactcgacgaaagaaggctcgaagctcaacaacacttggaatgctaccaagcacgactatccaaggcattcaacaagaaggtccgccTAAGGTCTTTCTAAACTGGAGATCTCGCCCTCGCATTgtgtaggcctatcatcacaactcacaagacaaaaagcaagttcacatcaaagtgggatggaccatacgtaatataagaggtctacaccaacggcgcctacttaaacatggcagaagacggcttgaagatcggccctatcaatggaagattcttgaagcgcttctacccctaaaaggcgacaaccaacgctcctggcccgcaagagcataaactatgTACgacaaaatcatcatcaaaatcattgttaaattcatcgctcatttgaactacgtcatgacttgatccctcctcaaccgagggtacgtaggcaacttgaaacttcaaaacttcaagtacagtcgcatcatcaacaaaaaacacaaacactttgaagagtAAATAGCAAATGcaaaatactttatttctttaaaggaatgGCAGCTACAAGACGGTCTTTCCAGGCAGCAAGGTCAATGTGCACAACAACGTCACTGAGGAAAGCCGTGTTCAAAAGGCATTACGCAGCGAAGTCTCGTTGCAGGCTCTTGCACAGCTCCACACGGTAGCGCACCAAAATAAGGAATAAAgattttattaaaagtttgatgctattacaatttctttgtacaaaaaaaagaaaaaaaaaagaaaaaaagtttgtacaatatatatatatatatatatatatatgtatatgtatatatataaaatctgCAATTGCTTCGGCCCAGCATGGTTCACACCATCAACGAGTCCATCAACGTTGGGCCCAACTCCTGTGGCCCATCCTCAATAGACTCCAAGCTGGTCCAAATCCTCTTCCAAAGCTTCCTCGTCTCAAGTTGTCCATCTCTCTTTTCCAACTTCTGTCATCACCATCAATACAAATCAAGAAACTCATTTTTTCTGAAGCACAGGCACTTTTGGATCTGACCCATAAGAAGCTCCGCCGTCTCCCCCATGTCTTCAGCTGGGTCCTGGAGCTCCTCTTTCGGGCCGACGCTAATGTGATGGTCCAAGAGAATCCCAATTGCTTACGATTCGTCGCCGGAGCCGGGGTAAGCCACTACGAGTTCAGCAGCCTCAACTCACCACTTTATCCGCGAATCCAACCCGAAATAGAGAGAAGCACTCCGGTGAGGAAGCCCCACACATCCACCACCGATCTGCTCACCTGGTCTGAGACTCCACTCGTCTTCATCTCCAGTGCTTCAGACCTTCTCTTCCTTATTAACCTCGGTGCCGATGCATCTACGACACCTGCTGCAGGTCCCTCGTCACCATAGCAATCTCCCTGCGACCCAggctcttcttctcttcttctgccTAACGCCAGCATCTCCTCCTTCACCACCATCGATGCCCAGATCAAAGGTCCAGAAGGAATCGTGTACACCGAAAGGTTCTTCAACATTAAGATTCAGATACCCGAGGTACCCGTTTCAGCCTCCGAGTGTGACATTTACGAAGCCAATTTACCATCCGAATATCAACACCGGAGGCTGGATTTGCCTTGACATTCTCAATCTTCCTCCGAATGAGGCATGGCAACTATCATTGAATATTTCAACTGTGCTTACAAGCATTGGGTTGTTATTGAGTGAACCCAATCCAGATGATGGCCTCATGTGTGAAGCGAGTAGGGAATTCAAATACAATAGGCAAGCTTTCGACCAGAAAGCTCGATCTATGACTCAGAAATATGCCCAGGCTTCCGCTTCTGGGAGTGTTTGTGACTCTCAATCTCAACCTCCAAGCAGCGCAAATCCATTCACGGTGCTGCTGGAGGTAAAAGCTTCAATCCATGAGTCAAAACATGAAGTAGATGAGTCTGTTGTGAGTAGTAATAAAAAGGTAATTAGGGGTAGCAGGAAGCTGTCGCTGGAGTGTTCAGGCCAAATCCAGAAAAATGGATGTTTGCgggaaaggaaatgaattgcCAAAACTGCAACTCTTTGCTCTGATTTCGGAAACAAGACGGAAGTCAAGGGAATAGAAAAGTTGCTGGAAGATAAGTGCAGTTAGAGTCAGGAGAAGATATGGAGAGAACAGAACTGAAGGAGTCAGATTCAACTGAATTGGACAATGGTACTACCCCAGATCGTTCTACTTCTATGTGGCTGGTAGAAAATCTTAAAGAGATGGACCAAAGGATTAAGCAAATGATGAAGCTGATCAAAGAAGATGGCGATTCTTTGCCAAAAAATGACGAAGCGTTTTCTCAGAAGAAGCCAGAATTGGTTGAGGAATTTCACAGAATGTATCGGTCGCTGGCTGGATGCTATGAACACTTGACCAAAGAAGCACATAAGGGGTTTGGGGATTTTGAATATGGTTTCGACCAACGTTCTCCTCTGCTGACTCCAGATGCTAAACATGGTCTGCACAAATCTGGCCATCAAGTTGTTGGGTTAGATATATCACTAAGCTCAGATGGTTCTAGTCCAGCTCTTTCTTTAAAGAATGGCAGCGAATCATCTTCCTTAACATCATTGGGATCTGAGCCAGAATCTCTTAACTCCCCCGTCAGCAATTACTTGGTTCCACCTTCGAACGTTGATTTGGACAACCTAAGATGGCAGCAGGAGATTACTGAGCTTGAAAATTGAACTTTCTAGTGTGAGAGAGAAGCTCCAAATGAGGGAGGCTGATcttaaaatggagaaaatgcaAGTGTTGGAGCTGCAAAATCAGATAGTTGAGTCAGAGAGTCCGAATCGAATCTAACTATCGGTCTTTGACTTGCTGCTGTAAGCGCGACTGGTCCTTATAAGCACAGCAATCTTGGGTTCGATCTTGCCGGAGAAACCGCCGCCGCTATGGCAGCTGATTCCATTGTCTCATCGCCTTCTTCTTCGGCCTTCAACGCACGTCCGTGCTCTCTATGCTCTCTACCCTCTTTCTCCAACTTCACAaccgctgtcaaacgactagccgatcGTGAAGCTCGCTGCTTTGCATTACACTCTGCCGTCTTTGAATATGATTGACAAAACTAAAGTTTGTCAACACACACCCAAAGATCTCCTCCATCTCTTGCCTCCTACAACTCCCCGTCCGTTTTTTCCTCtgcaaggtaaaaaaaaaaaaaaaaaatgcagtggCTGTGCAATGGCGGCGGGCGGTGCAAGGCAACAAGAATGCAGTGGCGGTGCAATGGTTGTGTAGTGGCAAACAACAACGACGAAGAACTTCAATAActgccgtcaaacgactagccggtcatgaagcTCGACGCCTTACATTCTGCCTCAAGCTCCAGCGACTCTAGCCTCTCCGTCTGTCTCCACCCAAGCTAGATGCTGCTCCGTCGAGTTCCATCCCTGCAAAGCAccatatttaaagaaaaaaaatgatggtggacggcaccaactaaaaaaaaatgaaaagttgcGGAATGGTGCATGCcaggaggaaaagaaagaaagataaaaaaaaaaaaaaggttttcaaATGGTGGCCAGCCAccgaaagcaaagaaaagaaatgattGACAGGCACCATCCAAAGGAAATGATAATAAGCAAGAAAGACAGGTCATGGTGTATGCTACTATTAGCAAGTCAAGAATGAAAAAGGAAATAGGTGGTGGAGACAGAATGATTGAAAGGAAGAAAGTACGGGGAGGACGACGAATTTCCatccaaaaaaaaagaggaagtaacacatcttagtcagatatacgttttagcacaacatactgaataaaataaagcatgtccattgatatctctaagaaattacaagtgcgtaaaaaaaaaaataaataaataaaagagggagccttcacaaatgtcacttatgtgaagcctcagtacttaaAGCCTTAGTACTCGGTGGAACCCTAGAAGAGTGAGGCACTGGAGAtggattattcggagcctcaatacttggtCGAACTCCAGATGACGAAGGCAAAATGTGCCTTTGGAATTCATCCACAAATCTCCGATTGTCACTTTGAATCCAACATTCGGAATCCAGCAactgatcaagcttcctcttcatgctcgtcgaataactatttgcaagcacatgCAACTCTATTATCGTGCTTGAGCTGTCTGATCACTTGATTAAGAGCTGGTACCTCggctgtcaatgattcaacttggcgagttcgaacaagtaggcgttggcccatgttggaAACAAAGTTCGCACACTGGACACTAAGAGCCTGGGACTCTTGAACAGCTAACTCATTGGACCGTCGTGAAAGTATCCTATTATCTCTAGGAGTGATGAGGTTCCTAGCTACAACCGTAGCCGTTGCTGCATCCCTCATCACAGAGTCTTCAACTGTAAAAGGGCTATTaaaagataagaaggacgggcgctATGTATTACCTTAACGCGGTGCACCTGCGTCACTGctgagactcaaatctaagcaaatgttagacggGTTAGtcattttcaaaacaaaaaatgttgaaaGAAAAAGGTTGGATAGAGTAAAATCTCAGAAAATACAGCAAAGACAATTTTCAAGGGTgggcaatcttcaaagtgtgcagGTTGAAAACGATTGACACCTCTTTAAAAGGAAAGGCAACACAACCACTCGTTTAAAattcgaagagacaccgctcttcaaatttcaaaatctgGATTTTCCGGCGTAAAGTTCGTCAACATTttttcagacgcaatctcagctttcggctatcacgtgcaactttgcCAGAGATCACTGATAAAGTTGAAAACGTGTGAAGTCTATTATTCCCACCTACCCGAATTTTGGCCGACAAGCATGGGTGACAAGGCCACATCCACCCTGCCACTTGCTATTGGGAATTCACCATATAATTCGACCTCCATACTCTATAGCAAGGCACACATCCAAAAAACGCCTGACCCTTCTTCCTTGCCGaatgcatctgcaaccaaaactcagttttcttcctccctgaaaatAGAAACGCCTGACTCTTCTTCTTTGCCAAGAATACATCTCCAACTAAAACCTCTtaacatactcagttttcttcctccctggaaatacctcttcaaccaagtcacaccagagcaaaggTATTTCATATCACTGGGGGTtaagagcaagagtatctcatagcatgtTTTCTCCCTATCATTTTCTTTGTCCTCCCTATTCACTgcgaagacaaggataaagaaagcaatatgtcggaacctccactcaagctCCTGGTAAGCAACCGACTGCCTGTaaccctttcctgattgcttacctagccgtGCTCTCgaatactcatcttcaacatcttatgcttcctcttcgtctaccatatctgcctggggaacagataagggaagtgaaaatgatacattgaagcatgtggagacaagcacaacaaagcacgtgccaattcatccgctacttcctcaaaagcaaaagtatctcatatcatcagggtcgaaagcaaaggtatctcatatcatgctttcccCCCCATCATTTCCCTTACCCTTGCTCTTGCCTGCAGAAcaatgagaaagaaagcaatcagtctgAACCCGAAATCAAACCTCCGATCGGGAACTAATTGCCCGGAACCTTTGCTTGGTTACTTACCTAGTGTTGCTCTCGAGTgttcatcttcaactgttgacgGGTATCGAATTACCTCAGCAAATACTTCAAGACAGTTGATATGGTgctggctctttacactgaagctgccaagcatggatgagtgtCTGAAAAGTGAtgctctgaaggaccatttaaaggcagagggttgcacaccacttcggTTAGgcgaaagaaacaagcagagaagaatgcagcacgaTGAGCTGGAACAAATCATTATGGCATGACACCCTTCTCGGCAGAACTGCATAATCCAGACGGAGGAatctaagtcaaatccaagcccGCCATCGTTGCTATAATAAAaaagctcgagaagcttcaacaacctttcgctgGCATTATCGCCGAAGAGCAAAGTCTCGATAATCcctaaagatcaagtcaccaattggaagaagagcccatcaaccttgaagatcataccgttgaccaaactgctcagggtttatatgaaaatgctgcgaacttccttgatctttcaaagcatgcatgtcctgaaactgctcgtggtcatgtttaagttcgagatcaagcctcaacggcccttaaagaaatcacaagtccgattcaagatcaagtgtccaccacccttgaatcaaatccagttcaagattaagtctgtggaaaatcctttggaggaaaccagaaaacccctcaagcccaattcaagattaagtctgtggaaagtcctttggaggaaaccagaaaaccctccagcccagttcaagattaagcttGTGGAAAaccaacaattggaggaaacaagaaaatcttccaaccaaattcaagatcaagccctgacggcccttgaagaaattatcagccagttcaagatcaagcctcaacggctctTGGATCAACATCTGCAGTAAAGGACTTCAAAACGTatcttctacacgtgacaagcacatgtatacgacacgccttgaagtgggggcatttgtagacatcaaaatttcggtgaaataaatgttgatcaataattaaaatttcaacgttcacgtgtcatataaattttacacatagcatgtgactaaacgaaaaatcaaaataaatcgaaaaaatcatcaaacaggacatgtgtcaacacctggcagaaatgatttatttcatctgattatttaaatccaaaaaatcaagttttggaattctataaataggaagccaagaCATTCATTTTTGggacaccaattcataaccaattcacctcacaccacaaccttgaagctttgaaactctaaagctcccaagcaaatcccgaaggatcaagaaagctctcttcgttcttcgtcaaatcctcattcaaaatcaaaccccaacggcccttgaagaacttccactaattcaagatcaagccccgacggcctttgaagaaagtgaccatcattcatcattcgttcatccctagatcaagccccgacggccctttggatcaacgacgtcaacaaatccgcacaactgtttatcgcaagatcaagccccaacagccctttggaccaacaacatcaaatccacccattacaaagatagaatcagaggctaaatttgtagaagagattgtaacccctaaatcatcaatacaaatattattttttacacgtgttcttgtctcgttcatcgcaggaatttccgtgtttacagtaTGCTGCTGAAAAGTTTGTCGTTGATCTGACTTTtccaaaagggaagaaaaaaactGTTGAGTTTGAGCCTGTGAAATATGTTATTCCGAAAGTGGCCACAACCGTTGCTGAGAAGATTGCTTAGCGAAAAGGTTCAGTGGTGCCCCTAGTGTCTGGGTTTGTATTGAAGTGCGCGTCTGAGCTAAGTCCGGTTCGGCTTTTTAGAGGCTTGCCGATATGAAGAGTAGGAAGGTGGATTCTACTGCTAAAGTGGCCTCTGGGCAGTTGTGAGAAGTTCACCGAGTCTGGTTCTGAGGAGTTTCCTGGGGTTTATGCGATGTTTAAGGCTGGCCTGCTTGAAGACGTCGATGCATGCGCCAAATTCATTAATAATATCAGGAAGGTCATCCGCTCTGATTCTTTTATGAAGCATTCTGCCTACTCGAAGAGGTCCTTATTGCTTGTTACAATGCAGAAGACTTTGATCTTAGAATTGAGAAGCTCGAATTTGAACTCGCcgttttgaaggggtctaatgtCTATACCTCAACTTCTCTTCTGTGCAGCTGGAGACCATTCATCAGGAGGTAGTCGGTTTGAAAACTAAGCTTAGTGCGACTTAGACAATGTTGGAAGCTGCAGAGAAGGAAGTTAGTCATGTTGCACTAGTGGTCCAGGACCTTGAACATGTCAATTCGGAGTTACAATTTGCTTGTTTTGCCAAGGACGATGATTTTGTCTTCATGGATGGTGAAGTGTCTCGTCTCAAGGTTGTTGCCAGTATGCTTGAGTCCAAGGAAGTGGATATGCAAAGTGCACTGTATGCTAGCAAGAACTTGAAAAAGGAATTGGATAAGTTGCAGGATGCTCACACTGGCTTGTTAAGGAGGATGCGCAGCTGAATAATGAGAGGGTCAGTCATGAAGTGGCACTTGCTTCTTGTCAGGCCAATTTCTACAAGCTTGGCTATGTAAACCATCTCCATGGTAGGCCGTCGGATTATGAGTTTTCGAAGAAGGACTTTGAGACTTACTTCATTTCTCAAGTttatctgcttgatttctcgtTTGAGGCTACCTTTGGTGGAGCCGTTGAGGGTCATTTTGTCTAGGCAAGGGCATCTGAGGATGAGCTGATGGAAGCTTTGGCTGCTAAGAACGGTATGACTGCTAAAGGTGTGGCAGTCAAGGAACCAGTTGTTGCGCAGGCTGCCGATGAGTTGTATTTTTGCTTTGACTtaggaattttcttcttttcctttttgttctgcttatctaaactttgtcagcCTTCAAGCCagtttatcaatttgctagaaatttaataaacaactttccTTGCTATTTCGCCATGTCTTTTGCAAAACTTTATTGTAGAACGAGTAGCTAGGTGAACTATTTCGATGAAGCAATCGATCCTACATCGTCACTTaggttttagttttgttttcggGGCTTCGGGAGCCTTGCCTGCTTGAGGTGACTTGCAAAACTTTACCGTTGGATGAGCGACTGGGTTGGCTACTTCGATGAAGCAGTCGATTCCACGTCGTCACTTTGGGCTTTAGTCTTGCCTTTGATGCTCAATGAGCTTTACCTGCATGAGGAAATATGCGAAATTTCTAACTTATAAAGTTAGCGGTCAGACTCTGGCTTTCATAGAAAGCAGACAAGTCCTCATAGTAGCTATAATCGTGAACTTCGACTTTGACGGCTTCATGAGCCTTGGCCCTCCATAGGCAAATTGTGAAACTTTAAACTTATAGAGCTGTTGGCTGGACGCGTGGCTTTAGTAGAAAGCAGATGAGTCCGCGTAGCTACTATAGTTGTACATTTCGGCTTTAGTGGCTTCACGAGCCTGGGCCCTCAAGGGCAGATTGCGAAATTTTTAACTTATAAAGCCATCTGCCGGACACGTGGCTTTTGTAGAAAACAGATGAGCTCGTATAACTGCTATAGTTGTACATTTGGGCTTTGGGTcttgcaaaacttaaaccatAAACCGTTGACCGGAAGTGCTACTTTTAAATAAGCAGATGGTTTCACGTAGCCATAGTAGGCGTAAGTCTCGACTTACAAATTGCCTAGGACTGCTAGCCGTTGGGTCGTCGGTCGGGTGTCTTACTTAAAGAAGTAGACGACCCACGTGACCACTTTAGGCGTTAGCCCTGTTAACTACATTGAAATATTAGAGAATCAAAGAGAAaatcagaagaaagaagaacacAAGAAGGATGAACATAGAGAgtttagagaaagaaatataagaCTTGCATTAACTAAAGAGAAAGATTACACAACTCTGTTTTTATAACATAAATCCTAACAACTCtaaccaaatactaacaaaTTACTGACGTGTACATTCATTTTAACTAATCATCTACCTAATAGTGTGGAACCCTTAATACTCCCCTTCAATCTCAACTGGGGAAATCCAATTTGAGATTGGAAAAACATCTGCAATCACCATTATGAAACCAGAAAACTGAACAGAGTTGAACCATCTGCAATCTTGCAATCTTTCTTCATCCACATCAGATTCATTGCATGTCATAATATCATCATTTATATCATTTTGTTCCATATGAAAATCATTCCCATCTAAGTTCAGATAGTAAACCTCTCATCCGTTCTTCATTTTCAGTGGAATTAATTTCCTTCAGAAATGGCAAAGAATGCGGATACCCCAATGCTCAAACTAAACCCACGTGAAGAAGAGAATAGAGTTGAAGAGGTCCCGTCCACATCCATATCTATACCATTATACCTTACCATATCAGAAACAAAACTCAACAAAAAAGCAAACCCCTCATAAGAACACCGTCCATCAAAATGATCCCTTATCATCAGAGTGCAATGTTTTTGTCTTATCCTTACATCTCCCCAGGCTTTGGttctcaatttccaaaactaaatgCTTCCCAACAATTATGATGCACATTAACAAGATATTCACTACATCAGATTGATGAAGACAAGGAAATTTGCACAATTAGCTTGAAAACATCTTAAACCACATAAATGTACAAATCCAACTACTGCAAAACAGAACCTATATCATCTTTTCAAActtgccaaaaccaaaacatgTTACTCATCCAATTGTCATCACACATTAATCTTCCCAAAGACAGAATGTTCTCCAATATCATATAGTAACATGTGGAAGTGATGTGTTCCACTCCAAATATGATTCCCTTTTTtctccaaatatatatattcattgcATCACTGCAACATACATACCAAGATCTTTGAAAAGAACTATGTTGCACATATCCAAAAGTCATGCCACCTAATATTTCACTGCCTTTCACATGAGTTTCAATCAAATAACAGCTTTCTTTGAAGGAGGCATAGCACACCCTCATGCCAGTTATAACAATTTCTTATAGGATTACCATTCATGAGATTTACCGTCAACAATCTCATTCAACATTGGCTTCGGCCTTTAACATttacaaaaacagaaaattaacaaactataGTTGGCATCGGCCTTAACTATAGTACCATAGGATCGCCCTTTATGGATTTTACCAAAATCAACTTGTCTTAACAATGGCATCGGCCTTCACAAATTTCAACAACATAAAATCAACATTTATGtaggattacccttcgtgggatttacttACTCTAACAcgggattacccttcgtgggatttactgTCAACAACTTCTTCAAACTTTATCTTTTTCTAAGACACATATAACCAGACTTACTGTAGATACATGTTAACAACTGAGCTGGTTAGACTCGACATTATAGGTTGAGGCAAAGAACTCATATAGTGTTGCAGTATCTATCAATGTATGATAATCGATGCCTTCGCTACTTTGCAACAACCACTTTAACTGAAATTGGGGCCAAGTTATTCGCTATGGACAAGAAAATAACCAACATTGCAAGGCAATGCATTCCATTCTTTAACTGTAATTTTAGTTCGTTCCATGTCAAAGCTACTTTTCCATCTAAATCAATGCTCCTTAACTATTGGCATCATGCCTTAATCCCAATTTCAACTCCCTTCCAACATTAATCAAGAAAATGACCACTTGCCCAAGAAtttgaagaacaagaagaacaaTAGTATATACCATAACTCCTAATCACAAAAAATGGCTTCATGTCTTTATTGTACTCTTTCTCATTCCACAACTAG includes:
- the LOC126631357 gene encoding protein NETWORKED 4A-like; the protein is MERTELKESDSTELDNGTTPDRSTSMWLVENLKEMDQRIKQMMKLIKEDGDSLPKNDEAFSQKKPELVEEFHRMYRSLAGCYEHLTKEAHKGFGDFEYGFDQRSPLLTPDAKHGLHKSGHQVVGLDISLSSDGSSPALSLKNGSESSSLTSLGSEPESLNSPVSNYLVPPSNVDLDNLRWQQEITELEN
- the LOC126631356 gene encoding probable ubiquitin-conjugating enzyme E2 37 → MPRSKVQKESCTPKGSSTLRFRYPRYPFQPPSVTFTKPIYHPNINTGGWICLDILNLPPNEAWQLSLNISTVLTSIGLLLSEPNPDDGLMCEASREFKYNRQAFDQKARSMTQKYAQASASGSVCDSQSQPPSSANPFTVLLEVKASIHESKHEVDESVVSSNKKVIRGSRKLSLECSGQIQKNGCLRERK